ACGCCCAAAAGGAGTACAATGCGGTTATTAAGGATTTTCCTGTATGAGGCTAGATTAAGTTCCTACTCTGTGCGATATTCAGTACTTTTTTGTATGAAAACAGCCCCATGGCCAAAATTTGGCTTTCTCTAGCATTACCCCATATAGAGGAGGAAGAAGGGGAGAATACTCTGGATGTATGGTTAAATCTTTTGGATAAATATGAAGTTATTGATACATGGATAAGCCATGATAAAAAGAGATATCAAGAGCTTATAGATTTTCGGCACAAGCTTCCGGAGAAAGTGAGAGATTACTTCAAAGAGATTAAATCACATAAGATTGCTCTTGATATTGCTGTGCCTGATGAATCATTTGGGGAGCTTTTCTGTTTTTACAAACATGCTTTGAATAATGGGAAGATTCAATTTGTTCTCTATGGACATATTGGAGAAAACCATCTGCATCTTAATTTTTTTCCAAAGAATGAGAAAGAAAAAACGATAGTTAATGATATATGCAACGAAGCTGTCCATAAAGCAGTGAAAATGGGAGGGACAGTGTCTGCGGAACACGGCATAGGAAAGATAAAACATAAATATTTGGAAGTAATGTATGGTAGAAAAGGAATCTTGGAAATGGCAAGAGTAAAGAAAGTATTTGATCCGCATTGTATTTTAGGGTTAGATAATATCTTTTCGAAGGAATTATATCTTTAAAACTTCTCTTATTGACCCAAATTTGAACTCGCCAATTAGTCTTTTCAGTCGCTCTTTAACATTACCAATATCTGCATAGCACACAAAATTTTTAAGAAATGGGATCTTTTCCAGCTTTGGATGTTCGAGGTCAATCTCCCATGGATGAACATATATGAGTGCAGGAATATTCTTTTTGTTTAATTGCTTTATTCTATTTTTAATATCCATATAAGGCATTAATCTTAATCCCCATCCCCCTCCAATTGGTATGTTTCCCATGAATGTTGGCAGCATAGTAGGTGGAAATTCAATAATTTCCCCTTTCTTATTTTTGATTAAATGAGGATACGGATTCTCATCCGGCTTGCCAATGATTCTTACAGGATTTATGCTGGAATCATATTTAAGTCCCTGTTCGCAGAGAATATCAATTGCCCAAAAAGAATCCTCTCTAATTGACCACTCTGGTGCTCTGTACCCAATAATATTTTCTCCAATAATATCTTCTACTATTTGTTTTGATCTAATCAAATCCTCTCTAAATTCCTCTTTATTTTGTTTATATACCTGTTTGTGATAATAGCCATGAATGGATATCTCATGGCCATATTTATGGATCTTTGTTATAAGTTCAGGGTTTATCTCTGCAATATATCCCAAAACAAAGAATGTAGCCTTTGCATTACATTCATTTAAAATAGCCAGAATTGTATTTACGTTTTGGCTAATAGTACTTTCAAAGTGTTTCCAATTTGCTGGATTTTCGGCTTCAGGAATATCGCAGATATGAAACCACTCTTCTACATCTATTGAAAGCGCGTTAAGCATGATCTTTTAAATCCCTCAGCATAATAAGCTGTGTCAAAGAAATAAGCTACTACTTTTGGAATTGTCTGTAGTTAAGATGTTCCAGAAAATAGCAGCACTGGTCGCGGACAGCAGAAAACCATGCATCGCGGCGAGGAGGGTTTGCAACATATTTAAGTTTAGGTTGTTTAATGGGAGAACAGGTTTCTCCAGAATCAGTATGAGGAACATTTCCTCCGAGCACCTTTTGATTAATCAGGTCTTTTAACTGGTTTTCACTGAATATATTTCCCAGATTATTCAGCACATTATATGCTACTGCTTGTCCGCCATGAACAGCAAGAGAAGTATAGATATTGACCTTTATAAATCCATCATCAGGAAGGTAGTTAATATCCTCTGGTTTGAGAGAGGAAGTACCGTGTAAGCAGAGGATTTTGCCAACAGCTTTACTGATCTCTCTGGCACGATTACCACAATATTTTACACTGTTCACAGTGGCGCGGTGTTCTGTTCCAACATTAGGCACAATTATATCAACGCCAGTTTGGGCCAAAAACCTTTCGGATTGCTCAACAGTAGTTGCTTCATTTTTTTGTTTATTGCTACCTGCTTCAAAGATTTCATCAACTGCCCCTTCAACAACCACTTTATCTTTAACTTTTTCAACATATTGAGCAGTCAATCTGATATTTTCTTCAAAAGGTTTTTCACTAGCATCACACATAACAGAAGCAAAACAATCAACATACTTTTCCAGAATATCGCCATCCAGCCACGGAAACGCATGATCAAGATGGGGTAGAACCCGAAGCTTTCGATAAGGACTAGTTTGTCCCATAAAAGCTTTTAAATCAGATAACATGAGATTCATTCCAAGAATAGGGTCTCCACAAACAGTAAGTAGTTTCATTTGACCTCTTGGGGGATATCTACATGTCCATGCAGGAATAATTGGAATATCTTGAACTCCAGTAACTTTCCCCATCTCCAGCGCAGAAGCAAGAATTGCCTCAAGCGTTTCCCTGTCTTCGGCACAGAATGTTGGCAAAGCAATTCCTTGCTCAGAGGTCTCCATATAGATTTCCTTAACATGTGTATAATCAGTGATCAAAGGCATTTATGTCTCCTTTCATTAATAAATGTTAAAACTTGTTCATCGGTTGGTATGGCAGTGGTTGCACCAATGGCCTGCACACAAAATGCTGCTGTTGCATTGGCAAACAATGCTGTTTTCTCAAGGTTCCATTCTTGCAAGGTTCCATAAAGAAATCCTGCAACAAAAGCATCTCCTGCACCACATGTATCTACTACTGAAACTTTGAATGCAGGCAAACGTAGTGTATCTCTTCCATTTCCAACTAACACGCCGTCTTGCCCGAGCTTAATGCCTACTACTTTTGCACCGGCGTCAAGGTAGAAGCGCAACTGATCTTCAGGACTTCTAAGTCCTGTTATATGCACAGACTCATCATTGTTTGGGAGAAAGATGTCAAGATGCGGCAGACATGGGAGTATCAAATCAGCAATATCTTCGCGTACAACAGGATCAAGACTTGTTAGAATCTTATTCTGTTGCGCAAAACGTAAAAGTTCAACTGTTGGCTTGCCGTCTAAAGCAGGAAGAAGTGAGGCGCCAGCTATATGAAATACTCGTGAACACTTTATAATATCTCTGGATACCTCAGTATTGGAATAAGTACGATTAACTCCAAAGGTATGAAAAAGACGTCGCTGGCCATCTTCTGGTATCATGACAAAGGAAAAGGCTGTATTGGTTTCATCCGAGCAACACACTCCTGAAGTATTCACTCCTTCTTTCCGGAGAGACTGCACCATGATATCTCCAAATGAATCTTTTCCAACTTTGCCAAGAACACTGACTCGCATACCTAGCCTGGCTCCATCTACCCCTGTATTATATGCACAGCCACCAGGGTGTATCTCCATGGTATCGAAATATCCGGAAGTACCCTTTTTCGGAAACCTTTCTATGGGTTTTCCAAAAACATCAAGTACCAGGATGCCTAAACAAGCAAGATCATATTTCTTGTTTTTCAAATTTTTTGTTTTATTCCTCCGTTAATACATTACTGCGCCACCAGATATATTTATGGCCTGTCCTGTAATATATGCTGCGTCATCACTGGCAAGAAACACAGCAGTTTTGGCAACATCCTCCACTGAACATAATCTTCCAATTGGAATTTTACTCTCAAGATATGGCTTAACCTGTTCGGGCTTCATATTGCGTTTTTTTGCATAATCATTAATCATGCTATCCCACAATGGCGTGAACACAACGCCTGGACAAAGAGCATTGATCCTAATGCCTGTCGAAGCGAATTCAACTGCCAGAGATTGAGTAAGACCAATAATGCCAAATTTACTGGCACAATAGGCTTCATACTGACTATTACCTACTTTGCCGGACTGAGACGACATATTCAGTATAACTCCCTGCTTGTTAGCCAACATGTGCTGGATTGCCACTTGACATCCATTAAATGTACCTTTGAGATTAACCTGCATGGTTTTATCCCAAATTTCCTCTGTGCATTCTAAAAAAGGCATGACATAGGAAATGCCGGCATTATTTATCCATATCCCGATATTCCCAAATTCTTTTTCAATTTTATCTGCTGTGGTCATAACCTGTTCCTGCAAAGAAACATCAAATGCCCATGCTTTTGCTTTTCCTTTTGAACTACAAATCTCATTAGCAATTTTTTTTGCGCTGTCAAATTGCAGATCTGTAACCGCTACACAGGCGCCTTGTTTGGCAAATTCCCGACATATCTGAGCACCAATGCCACTGCTCCCACCTGTTACAACAGCGACTCTATCTTTAAGCTTCATTTTTTACTCCATGGATATACTAGAACTTTAAGAGATTCTTTGTTTTTCATAAGTTCAATCCCTTCATGTATTTCATCAAGAGATACGTGATGTGTTATAATTGCTTGTGTGCTAATTTTCTTTTCAGCCATCAGACTCACTGCTTTACGAACATGTTCCGGCCGAGAATCAGATGCTCCAATAATGCGGAGTTCATTATAGTGAATTATACGGCTGTCAAAAGTTGTATCAGATGCACCTTTTGGAAGGCTTGCAAAAAGACTGACAGCACCACCTTTGCGAGCATACTGTAGAGACGATTCCTGTGCTTCCCGGCTGGGTGCACAAACTATTACAACATCTGCTCCGAGTTCACTTGTAGCTTTTTTCACCACATCAGAAGTATTTTCATTAGTGCCATCAATTACAGTAACATCTCTTAACCTGCGCAGCATTGACAACCTTGGTTCAGAACGCTGTACGATCATAACATTCTTTGCTCCTCTTGCTTTAGCAAGTTCAGCATGAATAGCACCTAACGGCCCGCCGCCAATAATAAGAACGGAATTATCTGCCTTTAATCCAGCGAGTTCCTGGGCGTTGATTGCGCAACTGAGAGGTTCACTCAATGAAGCAGTCTCGTCCGGAACTGAGTCTGGAACTTTAATCACATTACCGTCTGAAAGTGCCTGTGGAGGAATTGTTATATATTCAGCAAAAGCGCCGTCAAAATCATAACTGATAGGCATGGCATTAGGACACATATTGCTCAGACCAAGAGCGCAAATTTGACAGGTTCCACATGCAATTGTTGTAGCAAGTGTAATGCGCTCCTTAACAGAAAATCTCTCAACATCTTTCCCCACATGCACAATACTGCCTACCATTTCATGCCCGATTATTCTTGGAGGATGACAACGAGGATTTCCCACAGTTGCCAGTTTCAGATCAGTACCACAGATTGCGCAGCAATGCACCTTGACAATCATGTTTTTATTCGTTGGCTCTGGATCAGGTCTCTGCTCAACACGGATATCACCTGGTCCATAATAAACAGCTGCTTTCATATTATCTCTTCCTTTCAACGAGTTCTCTTGCTTCTGCGCAAATCTCTATCGCCTTCAATGCGTTGTCTTTAATCCAATCGAGACACTCTCCCTCGTGTTCAAGCAGAATATTTTCACATATCCCCCGATGTCTAAGCGCAGTATTGATAAATTGAAAAAGCGTGGATACTTCCGGCCTGCGCGCAAAACAAGAGTTCATCAGATTTATTAATTCAGTTATTTTCCCCTGTATGCTGCGAGCAAGATCATATTGCTTTTTCCTTACAGAGCGATAGAGTTCAACAAAAGGAATAGGATCAATATGAATAAGACTTGCAACAACACCTGACGCCCCGGCAATCAAGGAATCAGCTACAAGATTTTCTTTGCCCTGAAGAAGATAGAAATCATGCGCGTTTTCCAGAAGCTTAAGCAGGGTTTTAAACCGTTCCATATCAGCGCTGGAATCCTTAAACCCAATGACATTTTCATGTTTGGAAAGGCGTGATACCATTTGCACATCCAGCTTTATTCCAGCAAATACAGGTATATCATAGATTACAACTGGAAGCGGGCTGGTATCTGCAAACTGTAAAAAGATAGACTCAATTTCTTTGTGGTTATAATTGAAATAACCTGGTGCAGTCAGAACAGCAACTTGTGCTCCAGCATCTGCCATTGACCGTGTGTTCTCAAGCATTTCAGACAGACCTGACGCCATACAGCCTGCAAAGAGTGGAACATGTTCGTCAATGTACTGCTTAACAGTTTTGCAGATTTTGGTTTTAGTCTTCAGGTCAAACCACGGACCACGGCCAGTACTTCCTGCAACAAAAATGCCTTTGCATCCAGATTCCAGAACATAAGTGCATACAGCTTTCAGTCCATCAAGGTCAACTTCTCCTGTTTTTGAACACGGAGTTACAACTGGTACTAACACACCAAAGTCTTTCATCGCTTCTCCTCCTTATTCTTAATCCATTCTCAATCCGCCATTTATTGAAATAGTCTCTCCGGTTATATAAGAAGCTGAATCAGAGGCCAAAAACAGAACCGAGCCTGCTATATCCTCTGGTTGACCGAGTCTGCCCAGAGCTGTCTGAGATTTCAGCTTTTCAAGATCTTCAGGTGTTGAGAATTTTTTATGTATATCCGTAAGAATCACCCCCGGTGCAATAGCATTAACTGTAATGCCATAAAGACCAAGTTCCTTTGCCAATCCTTTGGTAAAGGTGCTCATGCCTCCCTTAGCACTGGCATACGATGTGCCCCCAGGTCCGCCGCCAGACCGGGCAGAGATTGACGAAACGTTAATAATCCTGCCCCAGCCTTTTTCTTTCATGCCTGGTATAGCATATTTGGAGCATATCATTGTGCTAGTCAGATTGAGAGCCAGAGACTTATTCCAAATATCCATAGGCATCTGCTCTACACTACTAAGCGCTATCTGAGTTCCAGCATTGTTAATCAGAATATCAACTGTGCTTCCTAGCTGTTTTTCTATCTGATCAAACATGTGCTCAACATCCTCTGGCACAGTAATATCAGCCTTAATAGCAACAGCTTGGATACCATTAGCTTGAAACTGCTCAACCAGTTCTTTAGCATTTTTTTCACTAGTCAGATAATTTACCGCCACAGAGGCGCCACTAGCTGCAAAACCCTTTGAAATAGCCTGACCAATTCCTTTTGCGCCACCGGTAATAAGCACTACTTTTTCTTTGAGATCAATAGAGATCATATTTTTTACCATACTGTTAAGCCTCCATCAATTACCAAATTATGTCCAGTGCAATACGACGATGCTTCTGATGCAAGAAAAACCACTGCACCTTTCATTTCTTTACCATCTTTTCCCATACGTCCCATGGGAATAGTTTTACTATAGGCCTTTACAAAAGCATCCGGTTGATTCCTGAAAAAACCGCATGGACTGATACAATTAACACGGATACCAAAAGGGGCAAGGTACACAGCCATATCACGGGTCATGCTAATGACACCTCCTTTGGCAGCGTGATAGTCAAGAGTTGCGCCCCCCATATCAGTGTCTTGATAAACCCGTCTATCCTTGCCTATAATACCGACAGTCGACCCAATGTTGATGATGACGCCGGTCTTTTTAGGCTTCATGGACTTGGCAACCACGTGTTTACTGCAAAGAAAAACCCCAGTAAGGTTAATGCTGATAACCTCTTGCCAGAGTTTGAGTTGACGCTTTTCAAAGGGTACTGTATCCGGAGTACTATAAACGTTGCCGGCATTATTAACCAGGATGTCAATTTTACCGAATCTCTCCATCACAGCATCAACCATAGTCTCAACCTTGGTCTCATGTCTCACATCCAATTTTAGTGGCAAAACAGTACGTTTCGTAAGTTCAGATATTTTATGGGCTGAAACCTTGGCGCTGGATAACTTACGGCTAGTAATAACTACATCAGCTCCAGCTTCGGCAAGCGCCAATGCCATATCAAAACCAAGATTGTGTGCAGCGCCTGTAACAACAGCCACCATGCCCCTCATATCAAATAACTCTTGAACTGTCGGTCCTAACTTATTCATAATGCAACCTCCTTGTAAAACTAAAGTACACGTACCTCAAGCAAAATAGCGGATCGTATCCGCCAGTGCATTAACCTGTGCATTGACTTTACTAAGTGTCTGCATGCCTGTTTTAAACAGACACATGTACTTGCGATATTTTTCAACGTTCGGACAATCGACCTCTTTATAGCTTTTGACTTTACCCTTATAACGCGGGTCAAAGTTTGGGGA
This genomic window from bacterium contains:
- a CDS encoding 3-oxoacyl-ACP reductase family protein, yielding MVKNMISIDLKEKVVLITGGAKGIGQAISKGFAASGASVAVNYLTSEKNAKELVEQFQANGIQAVAIKADITVPEDVEHMFDQIEKQLGSTVDILINNAGTQIALSSVEQMPMDIWNKSLALNLTSTMICSKYAIPGMKEKGWGRIINVSSISARSGGGPGGTSYASAKGGMSTFTKGLAKELGLYGITVNAIAPGVILTDIHKKFSTPEDLEKLKSQTALGRLGQPEDIAGSVLFLASDSASYITGETISINGGLRMD
- a CDS encoding FAD-linked oxidase C-terminal domain-containing protein is translated as MAKIWLSLALPHIEEEEGENTLDVWLNLLDKYEVIDTWISHDKKRYQELIDFRHKLPEKVRDYFKEIKSHKIALDIAVPDESFGELFCFYKHALNNGKIQFVLYGHIGENHLHLNFFPKNEKEKTIVNDICNEAVHKAVKMGGTVSAEHGIGKIKHKYLEVMYGRKGILEMARVKKVFDPHCILGLDNIFSKELYL
- a CDS encoding SDR family NAD(P)-dependent oxidoreductase, whose protein sequence is MKLKDRVAVVTGGSSGIGAQICREFAKQGACVAVTDLQFDSAKKIANEICSSKGKAKAWAFDVSLQEQVMTTADKIEKEFGNIGIWINNAGISYVMPFLECTEEIWDKTMQVNLKGTFNGCQVAIQHMLANKQGVILNMSSQSGKVGNSQYEAYCASKFGIIGLTQSLAVEFASTGIRINALCPGVVFTPLWDSMINDYAKKRNMKPEQVKPYLESKIPIGRLCSVEDVAKTAVFLASDDAAYITGQAINISGGAVMY
- a CDS encoding SDR family oxidoreductase codes for the protein MNKLGPTVQELFDMRGMVAVVTGAAHNLGFDMALALAEAGADVVITSRKLSSAKVSAHKISELTKRTVLPLKLDVRHETKVETMVDAVMERFGKIDILVNNAGNVYSTPDTVPFEKRQLKLWQEVISINLTGVFLCSKHVVAKSMKPKKTGVIINIGSTVGIIGKDRRVYQDTDMGGATLDYHAAKGGVISMTRDMAVYLAPFGIRVNCISPCGFFRNQPDAFVKAYSKTIPMGRMGKDGKEMKGAVVFLASEASSYCTGHNLVIDGGLTVW
- a CDS encoding sugar kinase: MKNKKYDLACLGILVLDVFGKPIERFPKKGTSGYFDTMEIHPGGCAYNTGVDGARLGMRVSVLGKVGKDSFGDIMVQSLRKEGVNTSGVCCSDETNTAFSFVMIPEDGQRRLFHTFGVNRTYSNTEVSRDIIKCSRVFHIAGASLLPALDGKPTVELLRFAQQNKILTSLDPVVREDIADLILPCLPHLDIFLPNNDESVHITGLRSPEDQLRFYLDAGAKVVGIKLGQDGVLVGNGRDTLRLPAFKVSVVDTCGAGDAFVAGFLYGTLQEWNLEKTALFANATAAFCVQAIGATTAIPTDEQVLTFINERRHKCL
- a CDS encoding dihydrodipicolinate synthase family protein; the encoded protein is MKDFGVLVPVVTPCSKTGEVDLDGLKAVCTYVLESGCKGIFVAGSTGRGPWFDLKTKTKICKTVKQYIDEHVPLFAGCMASGLSEMLENTRSMADAGAQVAVLTAPGYFNYNHKEIESIFLQFADTSPLPVVIYDIPVFAGIKLDVQMVSRLSKHENVIGFKDSSADMERFKTLLKLLENAHDFYLLQGKENLVADSLIAGASGVVASLIHIDPIPFVELYRSVRKKQYDLARSIQGKITELINLMNSCFARRPEVSTLFQFINTALRHRGICENILLEHEGECLDWIKDNALKAIEICAEARELVERKR
- a CDS encoding class II fructose-bisphosphate aldolase, whose protein sequence is MPLITDYTHVKEIYMETSEQGIALPTFCAEDRETLEAILASALEMGKVTGVQDIPIIPAWTCRYPPRGQMKLLTVCGDPILGMNLMLSDLKAFMGQTSPYRKLRVLPHLDHAFPWLDGDILEKYVDCFASVMCDASEKPFEENIRLTAQYVEKVKDKVVVEGAVDEIFEAGSNKQKNEATTVEQSERFLAQTGVDIIVPNVGTEHRATVNSVKYCGNRAREISKAVGKILCLHGTSSLKPEDINYLPDDGFIKVNIYTSLAVHGGQAVAYNVLNNLGNIFSENQLKDLINQKVLGGNVPHTDSGETCSPIKQPKLKYVANPPRRDAWFSAVRDQCCYFLEHLNYRQFQK
- a CDS encoding DUF3473 domain-containing protein, with the protein product MLNALSIDVEEWFHICDIPEAENPANWKHFESTISQNVNTILAILNECNAKATFFVLGYIAEINPELITKIHKYGHEISIHGYYHKQVYKQNKEEFREDLIRSKQIVEDIIGENIIGYRAPEWSIREDSFWAIDILCEQGLKYDSSINPVRIIGKPDENPYPHLIKNKKGEIIEFPPTMLPTFMGNIPIGGGWGLRLMPYMDIKNRIKQLNKKNIPALIYVHPWEIDLEHPKLEKIPFLKNFVCYADIGNVKERLKRLIGEFKFGSIREVLKI
- a CDS encoding alcohol dehydrogenase catalytic domain-containing protein codes for the protein MKAAVYYGPGDIRVEQRPDPEPTNKNMIVKVHCCAICGTDLKLATVGNPRCHPPRIIGHEMVGSIVHVGKDVERFSVKERITLATTIACGTCQICALGLSNMCPNAMPISYDFDGAFAEYITIPPQALSDGNVIKVPDSVPDETASLSEPLSCAINAQELAGLKADNSVLIIGGGPLGAIHAELAKARGAKNVMIVQRSEPRLSMLRRLRDVTVIDGTNENTSDVVKKATSELGADVVIVCAPSREAQESSLQYARKGGAVSLFASLPKGASDTTFDSRIIHYNELRIIGASDSRPEHVRKAVSLMAEKKISTQAIITHHVSLDEIHEGIELMKNKESLKVLVYPWSKK